A stretch of DNA from Vanacampus margaritifer isolate UIUO_Vmar chromosome 1, RoL_Vmar_1.0, whole genome shotgun sequence:
GTCACTGAGGCTCTTCACTCACTTTGTTTCCACACTCCTCACTTGATCCAGTGTTCAAGATTACATTGTTCACCCTGCACTTTAATctgagatttttgttttatatcatTCACTGTCTGTCATAGACTACGTTTAAAGCATGTTTGGATGTGCGTGCCGATTTACAAGTTCTCCTTCCTTCTCCATTATCTTTGTACTACATGTTGatgtttctttaaaaatcacattatttccctaaatgtgtttttgagcaGGTCTAGGCTCAATAATTTCATGAATGACCTCCAAATTGTGAACAAATTATTAAGAGTGCACGAAATATATGTAGTAaccctttccttttttttaattaacaggtTCGCCCCTTGGATCAAGATATTATAATCCCAGGTCTGTCTTTGCTGTGCCGGACAGGAAATGGATTGAGACACGCATTCATTAAAGTCGTCTTAAAAGACAAGTAAGAGAGCCGAATGACCTGGTATAGCAAATTTGTCCCATCTTAAATCTCAAACTTTTGTGCTTGTACTTAATAGAAAACTAAGTGACATGGCTGCGATCAGCAATTACGTTCACCTTCGCTTCATGGACGTGTCCAACAACCGCATTTCTGACCTTTCACCTCTGGCATCCCTTACACAGCTTCTTTGGCTCAAGGCAAGCTTTTTCTTATCTAGAAAAATTACGTTTTGGCATCCACTTTGTGGTatgtgaaataattaaatatgaagaaaatgtacatttataaaaacgtatcatttttaatgaacgatatgttttgttttttgagataGTACTTGCCTCTTTgacctttacttttttttcttctttttttttatctgtgtaAGTAATCTTACCTGTGAAGCACTTTGTGaccatttaaaaacattggAGAACAATTGCACTAACTGAACTCCAAAATGGACAATTTATTTCTTAGATGGACAAGAATTTTGTGACATGCTTCCAAGGGCAAACCTTTTCTCAGCTGGCCTACCTGCAGTGGCTGAGTATGGCAGCAAACCGGCTCATTGAGGTGGAAGGTCTTGTCGGACCAGCTTTGGAGAGTCTCAATCTTTCAGGTTGGACTGATAATTTGATCTGAATAAGCACTATTAACCACCATCATAGTGTTTTCTTCAAGTCATGTGTGTCCTTTACTTTTGATGCAGGCAACCGTATACAGAGATTAAATGGCCTTGAGAGTTGTCTTTTTTCCAAACTGGGAACTTTGGAGCTGAGAGGAAACCGCTTGACTACAACAAGTGGCATCAACCTTCCCAATCTGCAGCGATTatatctggtaaaaaaaaaaaaaaaaagtcagttataATGCTTGGCTAAAATAGTCTTCTGTTattttaagtgatttttttttctttctctgcaTTGGAGGCCCAAAATCTTATTACAAGTCTTGAGGGCATGGAGACGTTAGAGAACCTCACCACTCTCCATCTTCGTAACAACAAACTTGCTAACCTGGACGGACTCAGCGACAACATGAAACGTCTCCAGTACCTCAATATCAGGTATTTAacgccacaacaacaaaaaccaaaacaacattcctgtatctctctctctctctctcccacagAAGCAACGACTTCCTGGATGAGACCTGTCTGCGGGCTCTTGGCCTTGTGTCCAAAACCCTACGAGTCGTGGTCCTGTCCGAGAATCCACTGGACGGGACCACAGACTACCGGCCATATGTGCTGACTCTCATTCCGAAACTGGAGCGCCTTGATAAAGAGCCTGTTTCCCTGGAGGAGAGGGCTGAGGTGTGGAAGGCaattgaggtaaaaaaaaaaaagaaagaaagaaaaagagctcAGAAGTTTCCACTATTGCAACTTCAAAAGTCAgtttctttatttcttcttctaatgGTTTGTGTTTTGTAATTACAGGAACTCAAAGAGGAAACTGCCTAAGTCAAAATATTTGCAATAGTTGCTCCACTTCCTGGAAAAGACTGCTTAGGGATGGAAGCCGATGTAAAAACTTTCAAATCTTTCAATGTCAAACATTGTCGTATGATGCActatattattgttgtttttactttattatgTCTATTCCTAGCATAGCAAATGCTTCAAATCTTGCAGTGATTGACCGGGTTTCCATCTCCACACCTTGCGTAATGATGACAAAGCGAATTTTGCGTCCATTTCCCTGTTGGCAGCTATCCAGCTGCACTTTTCACGGGACGCTACAGTAGTGAGGTGGTGAGTCGCCAATCACAAAACCAGGCAGACATTCAAGTGTTACCAGTTCCTACTGTTGTGAAAATATGAATGCTGTAGATTCCATGTGCATACCTCTTCATTTTGACTTGCTGCTAAAACGTGAAAATTAACTTGTCATCTTTCTTGAGACAAGTGGGTTGCAATTGTGCTTAGAATTTTACAAAAGTGACCTGACAAGCCTGTCTGTGCACGGGGTCATCAACATGGTGCCGGCGGGCATGAGGCAGCCCCAAGGATAACGAGTAGCCCGCCGCACCAGTGaagggacattgtgatttccaaaGCATGCtgttgaaatgtcatttgaacaCTTGCAGAAatgtatagaaataaagtgttgcaCATTGATTTTTAACTGTTTCATACCCAGCTAAGTTATTGTGAGGACCATTAACATAAGTGTCTTTACATAGATGAATATCTTTAATTAGTTAGTAATACAATACTCAAATGTAATGTGAGCAAATCTGTTATTTCAGACGGGCAGCCCTGGTCCGTGCAAAGACCAATGCAACGTGAAGAACTAAAAGTAAACATTAAGTTAAAACTAAACATTCTGACTAAATCTGAAGAAAAACTAAATCTCACATAAGTAGGGTGTATTTTGTGTTGTCGTCAGCACTCTTTCACCATTTTTGTACTAAGTTCACACGCTAAACAAAGCTTTTGGAACACGTCGGATTAATCGCATAAAAGCTTACGGTAACACtagcttgctttttgtttaataaaaacaacagcctGCAATATGTAATGTGAATCATCAAATGGGTATTCATACTATTCAAATGTTCCTACAGCCAATTTCACAATGTTCCCACAATCAGAAATTTCTACATATCacatgttaaaataaatgaataataatgccAATGAACATGGAATCCCTTTTAAGACTTTAGGGATCCACAAGGAACACTTGTACAGTAAACATTAATTAGCACTTTAACGACTTATTTTAGAGGAATTTCACAACAAGTTGAATCAAAGTCGTTTTTTGCACTTTCATCACCCCAGGCACTTTCCATTTCTGGTGTCTTCAAGGTTGACAGAGGTTACTTCCGCTTTGTGATTGACATTCGGGGGGCGGGGCTTGAGTGTACTTAAATGCCCTCCTTTCTGAAGCCTCCCACCTCCTCCTGCTGAACAAACGGCGGCGTGGGTCAGCACCGAACCAGCGGCACCGTAGACGCGTGACAAAGCAGAACTCGGTGACGCATTTCTTCGGCGACTGCGAAGCTCCAAAGGAAGGCAAACCCCAGCAACTACAACCATGCCCGATCAAAAAACTGTGCAGGCGCTGAAAGATGTCGCCAACAAGCTGCGAATTAACTCCATCAAAGCAACATGCGCCTCCAACTCCGGGTAAACTTTCCAAACGGAGCTTTTTTGTTCTTGAACTGTTTAGACGCTATGTGCGAGTCGAACGCGAACCCCTGCGTCATGCTAACGGTCACGAGACCATCTGTGGGCCTTGTAGCACGTGCTGCAGTTCCATTTGATGTCtcgtaaaaaaactaaaaacacggTCATTATTAGCCGTACAATTTGTTCACTGTGACGTAATTCTGAGTCGCGTTAATGGGTAGAAGAGGGTTAATgggaataatgaaaaaaaaagagggatacAGGGACGACGTaataaaatgaactgcagtagtttttttggggggttttttatatatagaagAGATATATGTTTTTTACAAACAAGAATCGCCTGTCACGTGCTGACTTGAAGCCCCAGCTGCATGCCAGATGCGTAGCTAAATTTCACTTCCGTGGGTCAATCCTGACTGAGTCCTGAATCAATCAGCTTCATGTGAAATGTCACGTGACCATAACCGGATTGGTGGtctttttgggggtgggggtggactTCCGGTGCATGCTGCGATAACGCacatattgattgattgaaaatcGAGTTATGCTCATAATTTTCAAACAAGACAGTTTAGACTTTTAATGTTTCTCAGCtgctttaacaaaaaaaaaatccacaacttTCCACTTAACTTCACAATGAgagtgatgagaaaaaaaacgaaataataaaaatacacctAACCTGTAGCCTGTATGTGCTTTCAACAATTGACCATTCATTGACAAatcattgaaaaacattggcctttggatcattgtaatttgatttgtgaggattatttttcttatttttgtttttttaaatatgagatgtttgactactataacaagtATGATAgccacaggcaaaagcaatacaatccgCTGTTTTTCcaccgtataaaggaagcaaatgaaatgttcggaattgtcaatataaGTCTTTATCCTATCAGTTGTCCTCATCAATAACACATATTCATCCATACACTATATTAGTGTCCTGACTCCCTATACTTTGTCCAGttttgccatcttttttttttttgtaacagacCTTCTTTCAATTGAGTCAATTTCCAATTTTTGTCCATGTTTCTTTTATTAGCCAACCAACCATACATAGTTTGCTTTAGTTTATGAGATTTGGTAGACGATGGATACGTTTGTAGTTTGCACTCATGCATTGTTGCGAAGGCAGAAATATGTTTGATTGTGCAAGTGGGCCATGTGTCATTAATTTGTTTGTAGTGCCGTGCTGAACACTTCCTTCACGGAAGTCACCTCAAAACAGGTTTTGTAGGCAATGCAGTATTTCCTTGTCAAACAAAAGTTTAATTCAGTTGAATTCTGCCACTTGTTTGCTTAGTGTAGACTCTCTCATCCCTAATGTGCTATCTTTGTTGTAAGTGGGTGTGCACACCTGTGAAGCCCCATTTCATGTGCTTTATTCATTCACTCTTAAAGattaaaaagattataaaacGGTACGAAAAAGGTTATCATTTTATCTatctttttattaattatttttaatgcaaaaacctgacatttaaaCAGGGgagtgtaatttatttatttatttattttttcctcccacATACCAGGAAGCCTTCACACAGACTGCTTTCTGCTTTGGCAGTtttaacacaagtttgaaatCTCATCAACTTTGCAATTCAGTTTGTGCTTTTAATGTCCCCGTATTTCCCACCAGGTCACCACTTGGCAAGAGCACAGTGGGTAACTTCTGTGGAAAAAGTACTCTGATAATTTGGCATGTTGCAAGTTTGTTTGAAATGCTAGCCACATAAGGGAAGCTGAGCTGCTGTTGAgtacaaaacatttcaaaaatgattaCAATACTCTGACCACTATTTCAGCATCTAACAGTTTCTCAAGTTTgcatgtcttttattttttaaattttaggtCTGGCGTGGAAACTGACAATTTAACAATACTTTGATTTGGTGGTGATGTTCTCACAAAATATCCAAGGATGTTGTAtcttgtgattattatttttttaaataaaatcaaaacagtgcccccttcacattttttttaatatactgtactcTAACATGTTTGGAGTATAACAGCATACTTTGACTGTTACCCTTTTAAAAGCATTCATTTTGtaacatgcatgtttaaaaaaaattgtgattgtgAAAAAGAGTGATTATATTGATATATTGTCACATCCATTGTCTTGTTTCACAGCCACCCCACATCGTGCTGCAGTGCAGCTGAGATCATGTCTGTGCTCTTCTTCCACACCATGCGATACAAAGCTGACGACCCTGGCCACCGGTCCAATGACCGCTTTGTGCTGTCCAAGGTATTTATGTGTACATGTTTTAGCTCAGCATTACACGTAGCAGGTAAGAGCTGTCGTATGACCCTCccgccattttttattttttttttcaagggtcATGCTGCGCCCATCCTGTATGCTGCCTGGGCCGAGGCGGGTTTTGTGAAGGAGTCCGATCTGCTCAACCTGCGCAAGATTGACAGCGACCTGGAGGGGCACCCAACACCAGTACGATGAGCGCTCCAAGATCCTCATGCTGTACGTCAGTTCCCTTTGACTAACAT
This window harbors:
- the lrrc23 gene encoding leucine-rich repeat-containing protein 23 — its product is MDEEDVSSDVETGEENQDEDEEAIEVRPLDQDIIIPGLSLLCRTGNGLRHAFIKVVLKDKKLSDMAAISNYVHLRFMDVSNNRISDLSPLASLTQLLWLKMDKNFVTCFQGQTFSQLAYLQWLSMAANRLIEVEGLVGPALESLNLSGNRIQRLNGLESCLFSKLGTLELRGNRLTTTSGINLPNLQRLYLAQNLITSLEGMETLENLTTLHLRNNKLANLDGLSDNMKRLQYLNIRSNDFLDETCLRALGLVSKTLRVVVLSENPLDGTTDYRPYVLTLIPKLERLDKEPVSLEERAEVWKAIEELKEETA